Proteins co-encoded in one Spirochaetota bacterium genomic window:
- the ispD gene encoding 2-C-methyl-D-erythritol 4-phosphate cytidylyltransferase: protein MYNDRQVIAIVLAGGKGQRFGKDIPKQLYELNGHPIIYYSLKVFNSDHFIDEIIVVSNKEYLEATRNICNIFHKVSDVVVGGETRSLSSMNGVMSVRNLNSYVLIHDSARPFVTNELIRQLLSNVEETGAVIPVLRSVDTLVEVRSDRYVANTLDRNSVFRVQTPQCFKYEVIFEAYRRYLGKFVDLPDDSSLVIKEGISRVKTIEGDERNIKITTQEDILISINFSSFYSF from the coding sequence ATGTATAATGATAGACAAGTTATTGCCATCGTCCTAGCAGGTGGCAAAGGACAACGGTTTGGTAAAGATATACCTAAACAATTATATGAACTAAACGGACATCCAATAATTTATTATTCATTAAAGGTTTTTAACTCAGATCACTTTATTGACGAAATAATCGTCGTTTCTAACAAAGAATACTTGGAAGCAACGAGAAATATATGTAATATTTTCCATAAAGTCAGTGATGTTGTTGTTGGTGGCGAGACAAGAAGTCTTTCATCAATGAACGGAGTTATGTCGGTTAGGAATCTAAACTCTTATGTGCTGATACACGATAGTGCTAGACCATTCGTAACAAACGAACTTATAAGACAATTGCTTTCAAATGTTGAAGAAACCGGTGCAGTCATACCTGTTTTAAGATCTGTTGATACACTCGTTGAAGTAAGAAGCGATAGATATGTCGCGAATACTCTTGATAGAAACTCAGTATTCAGAGTTCAAACCCCCCAGTGCTTCAAGTATGAGGTTATATTTGAGGCATATAGAAGGTATTTAGGCAAATTCGTTGATTTGCCTGATGACAGCTCTTTAGTCATTAAGGAAGGAATTTCAAGAGTAAAAACTATTGAAGGTGATGAAAGAAATATTAAAATCACCACTCAAGAAGACATTCTTATCAGCATAAACTTTTCAAGTTTCTATTCTTTTTGA
- a CDS encoding aspartate-semialdehyde dehydrogenase, with translation MSEKIVAVVGATGAVGQEMIKTLEQRNFPVKELYLFASERSKGKKLKFKGVDIEVLELKEDVFKKYRIEIALFSAGADTSKKFSPIAAKDGTIVIDNSSAFRMDDNVPLVIPEVNPEDVKWHKGIIANPNCSTIQMLVALKPIYDYSRIKRIIVSTYQAVSGAGGMAIQELEDEIKTYSTLGRDGILNYKPTKFPYPIFMNVIPRIDVVLDNLYTKEEMKIVNETRKMLHDNEIKISATTVRVPVVKGHSEAVWIETEKKVTSEKARELLSNAKGVKLMDDPFKDVYPTPIFNGHDTDDVYVGRIREDISTENGLVMWIVADNLRKGAALNAVQIAEIL, from the coding sequence ATGTCTGAAAAGATAGTAGCAGTAGTTGGTGCAACTGGAGCAGTCGGACAAGAGATGATCAAAACATTAGAACAAAGGAACTTTCCTGTCAAAGAACTCTATCTTTTCGCATCCGAAAGAAGTAAGGGAAAGAAACTTAAATTCAAAGGTGTTGATATTGAAGTCTTGGAACTCAAAGAAGACGTATTTAAGAAGTATAGGATTGAGATTGCATTATTTTCCGCTGGTGCTGATACATCAAAAAAGTTTTCTCCTATCGCAGCGAAAGACGGAACAATAGTTATTGATAATTCCAGTGCTTTTAGAATGGATGATAACGTTCCGTTAGTGATACCAGAGGTTAATCCCGAAGATGTGAAGTGGCACAAAGGCATAATAGCAAACCCAAACTGCTCTACAATCCAGATGCTTGTCGCTCTAAAACCTATCTATGACTACTCAAGAATAAAGAGAATCATAGTATCAACATACCAAGCAGTTTCAGGAGCAGGAGGAATGGCAATTCAGGAACTAGAGGATGAAATCAAAACTTACTCAACATTAGGTAGAGATGGAATACTAAACTATAAACCTACCAAATTCCCTTATCCTATCTTTATGAATGTTATACCTAGGATTGATGTTGTGCTTGATAACTTATACACAAAGGAAGAGATGAAGATAGTTAATGAGACGAGGAAAATGCTTCACGATAATGAAATAAAGATATCAGCAACTACCGTCAGAGTACCTGTTGTAAAAGGGCATAGCGAGGCTGTATGGATAGAAACTGAAAAAAAGGTAACATCGGAGAAAGCAAGAGAATTATTAAGTAATGCTAAAGGTGTTAAACTTATGGATGACCCATTCAAGGATGTTTATCCTACTCCCATCTTCAACGGACATGACACAGACGATGTCTATGTTGGAAGGATAAGAGAGGATATTTCAACTGAAAACGGTCTTGTAATGTGGATAGTAGCAGATAACTTAAGAAAAGGAGCAGCACTCAACGCAGTCCAGATAGCAGAAATACTTTAA
- a CDS encoding DUF2225 domain-containing protein: protein MPELTFFSKEPIECPVCGYTFKREELMSGGGRLNAGRLTEELRRLYIPTQKWGKVNPLIYPVTVCPNCLYAAYKDDFVNKYLSQEEITRLESYRKVRGEYAISIIRTVDFERQRDLKHGLLSYILAISSYSFQSKKLAPSFKKAVSALRGAWLAGDLLEEEKKQEYARLQLLLYKKALEFYTTFIEKQSRREETIDGIKFFGPDTDKDFGFDGIIYIQAVLKYRLLFLEEDPEKKLKILSDCKRDIAKFVGIGKKSPDKPADVLEMGRDLYDRMTKDEEELQKQLGIKT from the coding sequence ATGCCAGAACTTACTTTCTTTTCAAAAGAACCTATAGAATGTCCTGTTTGTGGTTATACTTTTAAGCGAGAAGAACTAATGAGTGGTGGTGGTAGATTAAACGCAGGTAGGCTAACCGAAGAATTAAGAAGGTTATATATCCCAACCCAGAAGTGGGGAAAAGTAAACCCACTTATATATCCAGTTACAGTGTGTCCTAACTGTTTGTATGCGGCGTATAAGGATGACTTTGTCAATAAGTATCTCTCGCAAGAAGAGATAACAAGGTTAGAGAGTTATAGGAAAGTTAGAGGTGAGTATGCTATATCAATAATACGAACAGTTGATTTTGAGAGACAAAGAGACCTAAAGCATGGATTACTTAGTTATATACTCGCTATTAGTTCATACTCATTTCAATCAAAAAAACTCGCACCTTCATTCAAGAAGGCTGTATCTGCCTTAAGGGGGGCATGGTTAGCAGGAGATTTACTTGAGGAAGAGAAGAAACAAGAATACGCTAGATTACAGCTACTACTATACAAAAAGGCTCTTGAATTTTACACTACATTCATTGAAAAACAATCAAGACGAGAAGAAACAATTGACGGTATAAAATTCTTTGGCCCAGATACTGACAAGGACTTTGGTTTTGACGGTATCATATACATTCAAGCAGTTTTGAAATACAGACTTTTGTTTCTTGAAGAAGACCCTGAAAAGAAACTTAAAATACTCTCCGACTGCAAAAGAGATATAGCAAAATTCGTAGGTATAGGAAAGAAAAGCCCCGATAAACCTGCCGATGTTCTTGAGATGGGCAGGGATTTGTACGATAGAATGACAAAAGATGAAGAAGAATTACAGAAGCAACTAGGAATAAAAACATAG
- a CDS encoding RtcB family protein, with translation MKTTNIEMVNEYEWIYKRREGMNTNVRFFCSKEILEGMDDAVLTQAINVSYLPGIVGDVIVLPDAHWGYGFPIGSVTAFDENGVFTVGGVGFDINCGVRTLKTDLQLGRISKKDLELLSKKLFETIPAGLGKDGDIKLSKKELFKVLTEGVKWCLDNGYAEREDIENIEENGTVESAIPDYISEEAIEREKGQIGTLGSGNHYLEVQVVDEIYNRSIAEVFGLFEGQIVITIHTGSRGFGHQVNTDFIRIFLNAVEKYKIPIKEKELACAPIKSDEGRRYLGAVKCAINYAFANRQIITYLVRKVFKKVFRNTSVEILYDVGHNNVKEELHNIDGKRKKVFVHRKGSTRGFGPGTLGIPEKYSKTGQPVIVGGSMGSFSYILSGTDIAMEKTFGSTIHGAGRSLSRNQAKKNFPYEKIIKQLENRGITVLSSSKAGISEEAPQAYKDIDKVIESVSSSRISNKVARLRPIITIKG, from the coding sequence ATGAAAACTACAAATATTGAAATGGTAAATGAATACGAATGGATATACAAAAGAAGAGAAGGGATGAATACGAATGTTAGGTTTTTTTGTTCAAAGGAAATTCTTGAAGGTATGGATGATGCTGTTTTGACGCAGGCTATTAATGTTTCTTACCTACCTGGTATAGTTGGGGACGTGATTGTTCTTCCTGATGCACACTGGGGGTATGGCTTTCCAATAGGGAGCGTGACTGCTTTTGATGAGAATGGTGTTTTTACAGTAGGAGGTGTGGGATTTGATATAAACTGTGGTGTTAGGACATTAAAAACAGACTTACAATTAGGAAGAATTTCAAAAAAGGATCTAGAACTCCTTTCAAAGAAGCTATTTGAAACTATCCCAGCCGGTCTTGGCAAAGATGGGGATATTAAACTCTCAAAGAAAGAACTTTTCAAAGTTTTAACAGAAGGCGTTAAATGGTGTCTTGATAATGGATATGCAGAAAGAGAAGACATTGAAAACATAGAAGAGAATGGAACTGTTGAATCTGCTATACCAGACTATATTAGTGAAGAAGCGATAGAAAGGGAGAAGGGACAGATTGGGACTCTAGGGTCTGGGAATCATTATCTAGAGGTTCAGGTTGTTGATGAGATATACAATAGAAGTATAGCAGAAGTATTTGGACTTTTTGAAGGACAAATTGTGATAACGATACATACTGGCTCAAGAGGTTTCGGACATCAAGTAAATACAGACTTCATTAGGATATTTCTCAATGCAGTTGAAAAATACAAAATACCTATTAAAGAAAAGGAACTTGCCTGTGCTCCAATAAAATCAGATGAAGGTAGGAGATACCTAGGTGCAGTGAAATGTGCTATAAATTACGCATTTGCAAATAGACAAATTATTACATACTTGGTAAGAAAGGTATTTAAGAAGGTTTTTAGAAACACATCAGTGGAAATACTTTATGATGTTGGTCATAACAATGTCAAGGAGGAGTTACATAATATAGACGGTAAGAGGAAAAAAGTTTTCGTTCATAGAAAAGGAAGCACTAGAGGTTTTGGTCCTGGAACATTAGGTATTCCCGAGAAGTATTCAAAGACGGGACAACCTGTGATAGTAGGTGGCTCAATGGGATCATTCTCGTACATTCTATCTGGAACAGATATTGCTATGGAGAAAACATTCGGTTCAACGATACATGGTGCAGGCAGGTCTCTGTCAAGAAACCAAGCAAAGAAAAATTTTCCTTACGAGAAGATTATAAAGCAACTTGAAAATAGAGGTATAACTGTTTTGTCATCATCAAAAGCCGGTATCTCTGAAGAAGCACCACAAGCATACAAGGATATAGACAAAGTTATAGAGTCTGTTTCTTCATCAAGAATATCAAATAAGGTAGCACGACTAAGACCAATAATAACGATAAAAGGATGA
- a CDS encoding flagellar biosynthesis anti-sigma factor FlgM, giving the protein MFIRGVGGPEPIKPNNTVSKGGKVNINQNNQVSRDEVSISEDAKQILQRKQAEDVALATIRNTPDIRQSAVERGKRFIESGEYKSEKAIENVSKKISDEIIASAMIRKEDGKI; this is encoded by the coding sequence ATGTTTATAAGAGGTGTTGGTGGTCCTGAACCAATAAAGCCAAATAATACTGTAAGCAAAGGTGGGAAGGTAAATATCAATCAAAATAACCAGGTTTCAAGAGATGAGGTTAGTATATCAGAAGATGCAAAACAGATACTTCAAAGAAAACAGGCTGAGGATGTAGCACTAGCAACCATAAGAAACACTCCAGACATAAGACAATCAGCGGTTGAGAGAGGCAAGAGGTTTATAGAGTCTGGTGAATACAAGAGTGAGAAAGCTATAGAAAATGTTTCAAAGAAGATAAGTGATGAGATTATCGCATCCGCTATGATTAGGAAAGAGGATGGTAAAATTTAA
- a CDS encoding HD domain-containing protein, translating into MIEILLACFINYSVFTIYSLLITLVERKKLLGFLQELSIFLIFISLLMATLLKILNLQVFLYDLLIYLSAFLSLIILNIRLADYIRTKKFYKYKTINLLRLLLVYSSVAAVILVVVSIVFLDDLSFKNLLIVLIILASSISIFSIIYLKITNEISRLKIFEDLSLIIPLLVSVVLDLYRVDSEIFISFIPFSISPILRSVVSSISPLSYNQEIRVKILALFLSASLTVLPILYISIISLVNLYASHQLLVISSFFVLMLSALISVVIYKLILNKINDVLTKFVRMNISSIREEEVSSLTVGELVNRLQKFIERFFGRNIVELYTFSSFEKTLNPFVVLDGDKGFVESAKNFKLTDKDLNILVSRFHKFFTKDNVESPEFFKKSDNDILIPITYQGELKFVLTIRLSDRFEINRAVKTFLSEIFHLLLLETQSVITRELAIDSQYSALLFIKDTDLRQEITTSLLINNFNVFSVNNYYEALKVLEKMDIDLLICDNEVDNKSGISLIRNIESIPTKSHIFSVLLFYDFNEETSRETLETFSDIQMMVKNDFLYINNMISYVISNLIAKKRIEKTFKNITSLSLHSTVLLDKILGYKTTSFDDVEIEIISKLLLQPDVNTPSFLAIGEIKRTYIRSKVFAILQGRQITYLDTVDIPIEFYSRKKFGRNKVIYSDYVEEGIPPREFSNLISKEISSIVNPIYNFLAVSTEDSAIISINYSSRISSWDIDLMRSLLVNYLLMKAIYEEVKEVDNAFVYTMQSLARAAEEMDEETGFHIYRVGEYSKMLSKYLGFSDEFCNSIYYASQMHDIGKLKIPREILRKPGILTPEEFEIMKEHTIAGAIILGDHQKLSMAKDIALSHHERWDGSGYPYGLEKDKIPISARIVAISDVYDALRSPRTYKPEFEHEKAVKIIIEGDGRTKPSHFDPDILQAFKELHHKFEEIYRKYKE; encoded by the coding sequence ATGATTGAGATATTATTAGCGTGTTTCATAAATTATTCCGTTTTCACAATATATTCTCTTCTGATAACTCTGGTAGAAAGGAAGAAACTGTTAGGTTTCCTACAAGAGTTATCAATATTCCTAATCTTTATTTCTCTTCTTATGGCGACCTTGTTAAAGATCCTTAATCTTCAGGTATTTCTATATGATTTACTCATATATCTATCAGCATTTTTATCGTTGATTATCCTTAATATCAGACTTGCTGATTACATAAGAACTAAAAAGTTTTACAAATACAAAACAATTAATCTTTTAAGATTGCTACTAGTTTATTCATCCGTAGCTGCTGTTATCTTAGTAGTAGTTTCAATAGTCTTTCTAGATGATTTATCATTCAAAAATCTACTCATAGTCCTAATAATACTCGCATCATCTATATCAATATTCTCAATAATATATTTGAAGATAACTAATGAAATATCAAGATTAAAGATTTTTGAAGATCTTTCACTAATAATTCCACTCTTAGTATCAGTTGTTTTGGATCTATATAGGGTTGATAGTGAAATATTTATATCCTTCATTCCATTTTCAATATCACCAATACTTCGTTCTGTTGTATCTTCTATCTCACCACTATCATACAATCAGGAGATCAGAGTCAAGATACTTGCCTTATTTTTAAGCGCGTCTCTTACGGTCCTTCCAATTCTGTATATTAGCATAATATCCTTAGTCAATTTATATGCATCTCACCAATTATTGGTCATTTCAAGTTTTTTTGTACTCATGTTATCGGCACTTATATCGGTAGTGATATACAAACTAATCCTTAACAAGATTAATGATGTTTTGACTAAATTTGTGAGAATGAATATAAGTAGTATAAGAGAAGAAGAAGTATCTTCGTTGACGGTAGGAGAGTTAGTCAATAGACTTCAAAAATTCATTGAGAGGTTTTTTGGTAGGAACATAGTGGAGCTATACACTTTTAGTAGCTTTGAGAAAACATTGAACCCATTTGTAGTGCTGGATGGTGATAAGGGCTTTGTGGAATCAGCAAAGAATTTTAAACTTACAGATAAAGACTTAAATATTCTAGTTTCAAGGTTTCACAAATTCTTCACAAAGGATAATGTTGAAAGTCCTGAATTCTTCAAAAAGTCTGATAACGATATTCTGATACCTATTACCTATCAAGGTGAGCTTAAATTTGTATTGACCATAAGGTTATCTGATAGATTTGAGATAAATAGAGCAGTGAAGACTTTCCTATCAGAGATATTCCACTTACTACTATTAGAAACACAATCAGTAATTACAAGAGAGTTAGCAATAGACTCTCAGTATAGTGCCTTGCTGTTTATCAAAGACACTGATTTAAGACAAGAGATAACAACTTCGCTTCTGATAAACAATTTCAATGTTTTCAGTGTGAATAATTATTACGAAGCATTGAAGGTCCTTGAAAAGATGGATATAGACCTGTTGATATGTGATAACGAGGTTGATAATAAGTCTGGCATTAGCCTTATAAGGAATATAGAGTCTATACCAACAAAATCGCATATTTTTAGTGTGCTCTTATTCTACGACTTTAACGAAGAGACATCAAGAGAAACACTTGAAACATTCTCAGATATCCAGATGATGGTAAAAAACGATTTTCTTTACATAAACAACATGATTTCTTATGTAATAAGTAATCTAATAGCTAAAAAGAGGATTGAGAAGACTTTTAAAAACATAACAAGTTTAAGCTTACATTCAACAGTATTATTAGACAAGATACTTGGTTACAAAACAACTTCGTTTGATGATGTAGAGATTGAGATAATTTCAAAACTACTCCTACAACCAGATGTGAATACTCCTTCATTTTTGGCCATAGGTGAAATAAAGAGAACATACATAAGGTCTAAAGTGTTTGCGATACTGCAAGGAAGACAAATAACATACTTGGACACTGTGGATATCCCTATTGAGTTTTACTCTAGGAAGAAGTTTGGCAGGAACAAAGTTATTTATTCAGACTATGTTGAAGAAGGTATTCCTCCTCGTGAATTCTCAAACCTTATATCAAAAGAGATATCTAGCATAGTTAATCCTATATACAATTTTCTAGCAGTTTCAACAGAGGATTCGGCGATAATATCCATAAATTATTCCTCAAGAATATCTTCGTGGGATATAGACCTAATGAGATCTTTGCTAGTTAACTATCTACTTATGAAAGCGATATATGAGGAGGTTAAAGAGGTGGACAATGCCTTTGTATATACTATGCAATCTCTTGCAAGGGCAGCTGAAGAAATGGATGAAGAGACAGGTTTTCATATATACAGAGTAGGAGAATATTCAAAGATGCTTTCAAAATACCTAGGATTCAGTGATGAGTTCTGCAACTCTATATATTATGCTTCACAAATGCACGATATAGGTAAGTTAAAGATTCCTAGGGAGATACTCAGAAAACCAGGGATACTGACACCAGAAGAATTTGAAATAATGAAGGAACATACAATAGCAGGAGCAATAATTTTAGGAGATCATCAGAAGTTAAGTATGGCTAAGGATATAGCATTATCACACCATGAGAGATGGGATGGTAGCGGCTATCCTTACGGATTGGAAAAGGACAAAATTCCAATAAGTGCTAGAATAGTAGCAATATCAGATGTGTATGATGCGCTAAGATCACCAAGAACCTACAAGCCAGAATTTGAACATGAAAAAGCTGTAAAAATAATTATTGAAGGTGATGGTAGGACTAAACCATCTCATTTTGACCCAGATATACTACAAGCATTCAAAGAGTTGCATCATAAATTTGAAGAGATATATCGGAAGTATAAGGAATAG
- the ftsH gene encoding ATP-dependent zinc metalloprotease FtsH, which yields MKQQPPNKPSGNFQSNNDRSNLWTIIIILGIGALIIYLASPIGNVRFTPEVSFTEFTRMVKNKQVIKATIENGKVVYGEAISKDKGAVFSFKVILPHFADTKFLEFLTENGVEVYGKDTTGFSDLINMLIFIGILIGGLLLLSWFFGRQVGNAPDNTRIFNFTRSKARVYRDPPKKVTFKDVAGIDEVKEEVMEIVDFLKDPKKYIKIGARIPKGILFVGPPGTGKTLLAKAIAGEAGVPFLSMSGSEFVEMFVGVGASRVRDLFEQARKNSPCIVFIDEIDAVGRFRGAGLGGGHDEREQTLNQLLAEMDGFDSQEGIIVIAATNRPDILDPALLRPGRFDRQVVVDIPDIKAREEILKVHINKVQVADDVNVSIIAKGTPGFTGADLENLVNEAALIAARENSDKVHMSHFEKARDKVLMGPEKKVYVITPEEKTITAFHESGHAVVSHLLPYADPVYKVSIIPRGRALGVTQQLPINDRKLYNKEMLYQMIMGILGGRAAEEIIFGSKFISNGAQNDIEKATKIARAMVCEWGMSELLGPIQYGEKEGPVFLGKDIVVKKTYSDRIAEVIDSEIKSIVNYCYTETLNILKNNIDKLKELSKELLEKETLTSEDIERILGRKPERENIFSTVLSQLRPAISTN from the coding sequence GTGAAGCAACAACCGCCAAACAAACCTTCTGGTAATTTTCAATCAAATAATGATCGTTCCAATTTATGGACCATAATTATAATACTTGGCATAGGGGCATTAATAATATACCTTGCATCTCCGATCGGTAATGTTAGGTTCACACCTGAGGTTAGCTTTACTGAATTCACTAGAATGGTTAAGAACAAGCAAGTTATAAAGGCTACGATAGAGAACGGTAAGGTAGTTTATGGTGAGGCTATATCAAAGGATAAAGGTGCAGTATTCTCGTTTAAAGTGATACTACCACATTTTGCTGATACAAAGTTTTTGGAATTTCTCACTGAAAACGGTGTTGAGGTTTATGGAAAGGATACGACAGGTTTCTCAGACCTTATAAATATGCTTATATTCATAGGGATACTAATAGGTGGCTTACTTCTTTTGAGTTGGTTTTTCGGTAGGCAAGTTGGTAATGCACCCGATAACACTAGAATATTTAATTTCACAAGAAGCAAAGCTAGGGTGTATAGGGATCCTCCGAAGAAAGTTACATTCAAGGATGTTGCAGGTATAGATGAGGTTAAAGAAGAAGTAATGGAGATAGTGGATTTTTTGAAAGATCCAAAGAAGTATATAAAGATTGGTGCTAGGATACCTAAAGGAATACTGTTTGTAGGACCTCCTGGGACTGGTAAAACATTACTAGCGAAGGCTATAGCAGGTGAGGCAGGCGTTCCATTTTTGAGCATGAGTGGTTCAGAGTTTGTTGAGATGTTTGTTGGTGTTGGTGCTAGTAGAGTGAGAGATCTGTTTGAGCAAGCTAGGAAGAATTCTCCTTGTATAGTGTTTATAGATGAGATTGATGCTGTTGGTAGGTTCAGAGGGGCAGGTTTAGGTGGAGGACACGACGAGAGAGAGCAGACTCTCAACCAACTACTTGCGGAGATGGATGGCTTTGACTCACAGGAGGGGATTATTGTAATTGCAGCAACAAATAGACCTGATATTCTAGATCCAGCTCTCCTTAGACCAGGGAGATTTGATAGGCAAGTTGTTGTTGATATACCTGATATCAAAGCAAGAGAAGAGATACTTAAGGTTCATATAAACAAAGTTCAGGTTGCCGATGATGTTAATGTGTCTATAATAGCAAAAGGAACACCAGGCTTTACGGGTGCAGACCTTGAAAATTTGGTAAATGAGGCAGCTCTTATTGCTGCTAGAGAAAATTCTGATAAAGTTCATATGTCTCACTTTGAGAAAGCAAGGGATAAAGTACTCATGGGACCTGAAAAAAAGGTTTATGTTATAACACCTGAAGAAAAAACAATAACAGCATTTCACGAGTCAGGTCATGCAGTAGTATCTCATTTGCTACCTTATGCAGACCCTGTCTATAAGGTGTCTATAATTCCTAGAGGTAGAGCTCTCGGTGTGACTCAACAGTTGCCTATAAATGATAGGAAACTATACAATAAGGAGATGCTCTATCAAATGATAATGGGTATTTTGGGAGGTAGAGCAGCTGAGGAGATTATTTTCGGGTCTAAATTCATATCTAATGGTGCTCAAAACGACATAGAGAAGGCAACAAAGATAGCTAGAGCAATGGTATGTGAGTGGGGAATGAGTGAATTACTAGGACCAATACAATACGGTGAAAAAGAGGGGCCTGTGTTTTTAGGAAAGGATATAGTCGTTAAAAAAACCTACAGTGATAGAATAGCTGAGGTTATTGATAGTGAAATAAAATCAATAGTTAACTACTGTTATACCGAGACATTGAATATATTGAAGAATAACATTGATAAACTTAAAGAGCTTTCAAAGGAACTACTTGAGAAGGAAACTTTAACATCAGAAGATATTGAACGAATCTTAGGAAGAAAACCAGAGAGAGAGAATATATTCTCCACAGTGCTATCGCAACTTCGCCCAGCAATATCTACTAACTAG
- the murC gene encoding UDP-N-acetylmuramate--L-alanine ligase, protein MKKVFFVGIGGIGMSGLALILKSKDIEVVGSDRTESEKTKELERIGIKVHIGHNPRNITNDIDLVVYTNAVSDDNPEVMEARKKGIRTISRAELLSEIEREYFSIGISGTHGKTTTTSMVSKILIDAGFDPTVSNGGNLAYIGGNARVGNSKYLVYEACEAFGSFLHFHPDIGVVTSVDNDHVAEYYKTMDNVIKAFATYINNVKDDGVVIVNGDDPNTHISLMESQRVGCITYGIREGNHIFADKIRLNHRTTDFDVYFNDRFITTLSINVPGIHNVYNSLAAFGVAISLGVAPEVVAASLREFKNAERRFEIKYEDNYLTIIDDYGHHPAEIKATLTSAKNLGKHQVIAVFQPHLWSRTHYLYRDFALALNIADKIIVTEVYGARENRIDGVSARMIVDELYKLNRTEDAFFVENKNEVAEIVSKVIQPNSAVVILGAGDINKVFSLILEKV, encoded by the coding sequence ATGAAAAAAGTCTTCTTTGTAGGTATAGGTGGAATTGGAATGAGTGGTCTTGCTTTAATCCTAAAATCCAAAGATATTGAGGTAGTTGGATCAGATAGAACCGAAAGTGAGAAAACAAAAGAACTTGAGAGGATCGGAATAAAGGTCCACATAGGACATAATCCTAGAAACATTACCAACGACATAGACCTTGTTGTCTATACTAATGCTGTTAGTGATGATAACCCCGAAGTTATGGAAGCAAGAAAAAAAGGTATAAGAACCATCTCAAGAGCAGAATTGCTATCGGAGATAGAAAGAGAATACTTTTCAATCGGAATTTCTGGAACTCACGGTAAGACAACTACAACTTCAATGGTTTCAAAGATACTTATTGACGCAGGCTTTGACCCAACTGTATCAAACGGAGGAAACCTAGCATACATAGGTGGTAATGCTAGAGTGGGAAACAGTAAATACCTGGTTTATGAAGCATGTGAAGCTTTTGGTAGTTTCCTACACTTCCATCCTGACATAGGTGTTGTAACAAGTGTTGACAATGACCATGTAGCTGAATACTATAAAACTATGGATAATGTTATAAAAGCATTCGCAACTTACATAAACAACGTGAAGGATGATGGTGTAGTTATAGTAAATGGAGATGACCCCAATACTCATATTTCACTGATGGAGTCTCAAAGAGTCGGATGTATAACCTACGGTATAAGAGAAGGAAACCATATATTTGCTGATAAGATAAGATTAAACCATAGAACGACAGATTTTGATGTGTATTTTAATGACAGGTTCATCACAACTCTATCTATAAATGTTCCAGGGATACATAATGTTTATAATTCACTTGCCGCTTTTGGTGTTGCAATATCTCTAGGCGTAGCACCAGAAGTGGTAGCCGCAAGTTTGAGAGAGTTTAAGAACGCTGAAAGAAGGTTTGAGATAAAGTATGAAGACAACTACTTAACGATCATTGATGATTATGGACATCATCCAGCGGAGATAAAGGCAACACTAACATCAGCAAAAAATCTTGGAAAACATCAAGTTATCGCAGTATTCCAACCGCACCTGTGGTCAAGGACACATTACCTGTATAGAGACTTTGCCTTGGCACTTAACATAGCCGACAAGATTATTGTAACAGAAGTCTATGGAGCAAGAGAGAATAGAATAGACGGTGTATCAGCAAGAATGATAGTAGATGAACTATATAAACTAAATAGAACAGAAGATGCTTTCTTTGTTGAAAACAAAAATGAAGTTGCAGAGATAGTCTCAAAAGTAATACAACCTAACTCTGCAGTAGTCATTCTAGGAGCAGGAGACATAAACAAGGTGTTCTCACTGATCCTAGAAAAAGTATAG